In the Malania oleifera isolate guangnan ecotype guangnan chromosome 1, ASM2987363v1, whole genome shotgun sequence genome, one interval contains:
- the LOC131156617 gene encoding heterogeneous nuclear ribonucleoprotein 1-like isoform X2, whose protein sequence is MESDLGKLFIGGISWDTDEDRLKEYFRTYGEVVEAVIMRDRMTGRARGFGFIVFADPAVAERVVRDKHIIDGRTVEAKKAVPRDDQHILQRSTGSIHGSPGPGRTKKIFVGGLASTVTESDFKKYFDQFGTITDVVVMYDHNTQRPRGFGFITYDSEEAVDRVLHKTFHELNGKMVEVKRAVPKELSPGPSRSPLVGYNYSLSRANNLLNSYAQGYGMNSVGGYGVRMDGRFNPVSSNRSGFPSFGASGYGMNMNLEPGLSPSYNGNSYFSSNIGYGRMLSPYYSGNSNRYTTPIGYNGVNGRSDSVLTSTTRSVWGNGALNNNTNPASPGAYLGSGGGSFGASFADTLANWGTPVSAMGGGSASGYTSGTRSGEGSFELGGMYGRNSGTAAGSASSFTQSADSYDGSYADLYRNSVYGDSSWQSASAPSELDDSGSFAYGLGNAASDAMAKNSEDYIGNYSVTNRQSNRGIAA, encoded by the exons ATGGAATCGGATCTGGGTAAACTCTTCATCGGTGGGATTTCTTGGGACACGGATGAGGATCGCCTTAAGGAGTACTTCAGAACATATGGGGAAGTGGTGGAGGCAGTGATCATGAGGGATCGCATGACGGGTCGTGCTCGTGGGTTTGGTTTCATTGTCTTTGCAGATCCTGCTGTTGCAGAGAGAGTTGTTAGGGATAAGCACATTATCGATGGTCGGACA GTTGAAGCAAAGAAGGCTGTTCCTAGGGATGATCAGCATATTTTGCAGAGGAGCACCGGTAGCATTCATGGATCTCCAGGACCTGGACGCACAAAAAAGATTTTTGTAGGAGGTTTAGCATCCACAGTCACAGAGAGTGATTTTAAAAAGTACTTCGATCAGTTTGGTACTATTACTGATGTCGTAGTCATGTATGATCACAACACTCAAAGGCCAAGAGGCTTTGGATTCATTACTTATGATTCTGAGGAAGCAGTGGATAGAGTTTTACACAAAACTTTTCATGAACTCAATGGTAAAATGGTTGAGGTGAAGAGGGCAGTTCCGAAGGAGCTATCCCCAGGGCCTAGCCGGAGTCCTCTGGTTGGATACAACTATAGTTTGAGTAGGGCCAACAACTTGCTTAACAGCTATGCTCAGGGATATGGTATGAACTCAGTTGGAGGATATGGAGTCAGGATGGATGGTAGATTTAATCCAGTTTCCAGTAATCGAAGTGGGTTTCCTTCATTTGGTGCTTCTGGCTATGGAATGAATATGAATTTGGAGCCTGGGCTGAGCCCAAGTTACAATGGGAATTCATACTTTAGTAGTAATATCGGATATGGGCGGATGTTGAGTCCTTATTATAGTGGCAACTCAAACAGGTATACTACTCCAATTGGGTATAATGGGGTTAATGGAAGAAGCGATTCTGTATTAACTTCAACAACTCGGAGTGTTTGGGGAAATGGAGCCCTCAACAATAACACAAATCCTGCTAGCCCAGGTGCATACTTGGGCTCTGGAGGTGGAAGCTTCGGAGCCTCTTTTGCCGACACTTTAGCAAATTGGGGTACTCCTGTTTCAGCTATGGGTGGAGGGAGTGCTTCGGGCTATACTAGTGGGACAAGGAGTGGAGAAGGCAGCTTTGAGTTAGGAGGGATGTATGGAAGAAACAGTGGAACAGCTGCAGGATCAGCATCATCATTTACTCAATCGGCTGATAGTTATGATGGGTCCTATGCAGACTTGTATCGTAATTCAGTTTATGGTGATTCATCTTGGCAGTCTGCCTCTGCCCCCTCTGAGTTAGACGATTCTGGTTCCTTTGCTTATGGTCTTGGAAATGCAGCTTCAGATGCCATGGCTAAAAATTCTGAGGATTATATTGGAAATTATAGTGTTACAAATAGACAATCAAACAGAG GAATTGCTGCCTAG
- the LOC131156617 gene encoding heterogeneous nuclear ribonucleoprotein 1-like isoform X1 — protein MESDLGKLFIGGISWDTDEDRLKEYFRTYGEVVEAVIMRDRMTGRARGFGFIVFADPAVAERVVRDKHIIDGRTVEAKKAVPRDDQHILQRSTGSIHGSPGPGRTKKIFVGGLASTVTESDFKKYFDQFGTITDVVVMYDHNTQRPRGFGFITYDSEEAVDRVLHKTFHELNGKMVEVKRAVPKELSPGPSRSPLVGYNYSLSRANNLLNSYAQGYGMNSVGGYGVRMDGRFNPVSSNRSGFPSFGASGYGMNMNLEPGLSPSYNGNSYFSSNIGYGRMLSPYYSGNSNRYTTPIGYNGVNGRSDSVLTSTTRSVWGNGALNNNTNPASPGAYLGSGGGSFGASFADTLANWGTPVSAMGGGSASGYTSGTRSGEGSFELGGMYGRNSGTAAGSASSFTQSADSYDGSYADLYRNSVYGDSSWQSASAPSELDDSGSFAYGLGNAASDAMAKNSEDYIGNYSVTNRQSNRGNFFLL, from the exons ATGGAATCGGATCTGGGTAAACTCTTCATCGGTGGGATTTCTTGGGACACGGATGAGGATCGCCTTAAGGAGTACTTCAGAACATATGGGGAAGTGGTGGAGGCAGTGATCATGAGGGATCGCATGACGGGTCGTGCTCGTGGGTTTGGTTTCATTGTCTTTGCAGATCCTGCTGTTGCAGAGAGAGTTGTTAGGGATAAGCACATTATCGATGGTCGGACA GTTGAAGCAAAGAAGGCTGTTCCTAGGGATGATCAGCATATTTTGCAGAGGAGCACCGGTAGCATTCATGGATCTCCAGGACCTGGACGCACAAAAAAGATTTTTGTAGGAGGTTTAGCATCCACAGTCACAGAGAGTGATTTTAAAAAGTACTTCGATCAGTTTGGTACTATTACTGATGTCGTAGTCATGTATGATCACAACACTCAAAGGCCAAGAGGCTTTGGATTCATTACTTATGATTCTGAGGAAGCAGTGGATAGAGTTTTACACAAAACTTTTCATGAACTCAATGGTAAAATGGTTGAGGTGAAGAGGGCAGTTCCGAAGGAGCTATCCCCAGGGCCTAGCCGGAGTCCTCTGGTTGGATACAACTATAGTTTGAGTAGGGCCAACAACTTGCTTAACAGCTATGCTCAGGGATATGGTATGAACTCAGTTGGAGGATATGGAGTCAGGATGGATGGTAGATTTAATCCAGTTTCCAGTAATCGAAGTGGGTTTCCTTCATTTGGTGCTTCTGGCTATGGAATGAATATGAATTTGGAGCCTGGGCTGAGCCCAAGTTACAATGGGAATTCATACTTTAGTAGTAATATCGGATATGGGCGGATGTTGAGTCCTTATTATAGTGGCAACTCAAACAGGTATACTACTCCAATTGGGTATAATGGGGTTAATGGAAGAAGCGATTCTGTATTAACTTCAACAACTCGGAGTGTTTGGGGAAATGGAGCCCTCAACAATAACACAAATCCTGCTAGCCCAGGTGCATACTTGGGCTCTGGAGGTGGAAGCTTCGGAGCCTCTTTTGCCGACACTTTAGCAAATTGGGGTACTCCTGTTTCAGCTATGGGTGGAGGGAGTGCTTCGGGCTATACTAGTGGGACAAGGAGTGGAGAAGGCAGCTTTGAGTTAGGAGGGATGTATGGAAGAAACAGTGGAACAGCTGCAGGATCAGCATCATCATTTACTCAATCGGCTGATAGTTATGATGGGTCCTATGCAGACTTGTATCGTAATTCAGTTTATGGTGATTCATCTTGGCAGTCTGCCTCTGCCCCCTCTGAGTTAGACGATTCTGGTTCCTTTGCTTATGGTCTTGGAAATGCAGCTTCAGATGCCATGGCTAAAAATTCTGAGGATTATATTGGAAATTATAGTGTTACAAATAGACAATCAAACAGAGGTAACTTTTTCCTTCTCTAG